TTCCCTCTACGACCCGATCGCGGGAATCCTGTTTTCCGGCGACATTGGGTCGGCCCTGGTGCCCAATCACGAGGCCAGCCTCGTGGTCACCGACTTTGATCAGCATATCCAATATATGCGCGGCTTCCACCTTCGTTGGATGCCGTCGACCACCGCGCTTCGCGGATGGGTCCAGCGGGTGCGTGCGATCAAGCCCCGAATGATCTGCCCGCAACACGGATCAATCTTCCAGGGGGAGCACGTCGGCCGATTGCTCGATTGGCTGGAGAGTCTTGAAGTCGGTCAGTGGAAAGGGGCCACCCCCAAGTCCGACACCCGCGCAGCGGCCTAGTCAACGGTGAGCACCTAGCGCATCGAGGGGATTAGGAACAGATCGAACAGGATTTTAGTGGTCCGCTAAAATCTGTCTCATCTGAATTTCCAGCGGAGCCAGCTTGTATTGGAGAATATCCCAGACAATCTCGACATCGATTCCGAAGTATTCATGCACTAGAATATCTCTGACACCCGCAATCTTCTTTCATTCCACCAAAGGATAGCGCGTTCGGACGTCTTCGGGAATCTTCTTGATCGCCTCACCGATCACTTCGAGATTGCGAATCACCGCATCGAACGTCTTTTCATCCTGGGAAAATGTCTCTCGATCAAGGCCCACTGTAAACCGCTGAATCTTCTCGATCGCTCCGATGATGTCATCAGCGTAAACCCTATAATCCCGCGGCATGCACTGCCTCTTGCAGAATTGCGCCTCGCAACCGAGGCTTGATTGTGCTTTCAATCACCAAGTCTACACGACAGTCGAAGAGGTTCTCCAAAAAGGCCTTTACATCCATATACCCATCGAAGGACTTCTTGTCGAATTGAACGACGAAATCAAGATCGCTTGCTGACGTGGCGTCCCCACGAGCGACCGATCCGAACAATCCCAGACTGCGAACGCCATACGCTTGGAGTGTGTGGCGATTGGCTTCCAGCTCCTTCAGTACTGCATCCCGTGTGATGGTCACGCCTACCCCCGCATCCTCAACAT
The sequence above is drawn from the Nitrospira defluvii genome and encodes:
- a CDS encoding nucleotidyltransferase family protein gives rise to the protein MAEAVDVEDAGVGVTITRDAVLKELEANRHTLQAYGVRSLGLFGSVARGDATSASDLDFVVQFDKKSFDGYMDVKAFLENLFDCRVDLVIESTIKPRLRGAILQEAVHAAGL